A genome region from Populus alba chromosome 5, ASM523922v2, whole genome shotgun sequence includes the following:
- the LOC118039394 gene encoding probable inactive receptor kinase At5g10020: protein MTLSTFLFTLSLLFFFTSGSDLRSLLEFKKGIQSDPLHFISKWDPSALPDPNSCPHSWPGISCDSNSVISITLDHLGLAGDLKFSTLLSLNSLQNISLSGNQFTGRLVPALGSMSTLQYLDLSNNNFSGPIPGRIAELWNLKYLNLSTNGFEGGFPVGLPVGFRNLQQLRVLDLSSNRFWGDISAVLSELINLEIVDLSDNEFSGGFSDTSGENVSGLANTLHLLNLRKNKLNGGFLKADVIGLFRNLEVLDLGNNEVNGELPSFGSLTNLKVLRLGNNQLFGGIPEELLNGSIPIEELDLSGNGFTGYINGIHSTTLNVLNVSSNGLKGHLPTYLQRCSVLDLSGNMITGDMSVMQNWGATLEVLDLSSNQLSRSLPNLTPQFVRLRKLNLRNNSLKGNLPQLWDISTLSSVDLSLNQLNGPIPGSFFTSLTLTNLNLSGNQFSGPIPVQGSGAGELLVLPSYPLMESLDVSQNSLSGPLPSGIGNFANLKSLNLSGNNLTGQLPVELSKLTYLQYLDLSANNFQGKIPDKLPSSLIGLNMSDNDLSGNIPQNLRNKFDITSFLPGNPSLIIPKAGGQSPNSVQNHIAGGGKHGSKRNITIAIIVATVGAAAMVAFVLLAYQRAQRKEFHGRSDFSGQTAMEDAKLGKSSRTSLFKFQLNAHHPPTSLSFSNNHLLTANSRSLSGQTESATEIVEHSLYEGMMASSSIPNLLDDHPTTSGRKSSPGSPLSSSPRFVEPAKLDVYSPDRLAGELSFLDSSLAFTAEELSRAPAEVLGRSSHGTLYKATLDSGHMLTVKWLRVGLVKHKKEFAKEVKKIGSIRHPNIVPLRAYYWGPREQERLLLADYIQGDSLALHLYETTPRRYSLLSFSQRLKVAVDVARCLLYLHDRGMLHGNLKPANILLEGPDYNTRLTDYGLHRLMTPAGIAEQILNLGALGYRAHELDNASKPAPSFKADVYAFGVILMELLTRRSAGDIISGQSGAVDLTDWVQLCDQEGRRMDCIDRDIAGGEEPTKAMDDLLAISLKCILPVNERPNIRQVFDELCSISV, encoded by the exons ATGACTCTTTCCACTTTCCTTTTCACTCTCTCTCTACTCTTTTTCTTCACTTCCGGCTCCGACCTCCGATCCTTACTCGAATTCAAGAAAGGTATCCAGTCCGACCCGCTCCATTTCATCTCTAAATGGGACCCCTCTGCTTTACCCGACCCTAATTCTTGCCCCCATTCCTGGCCCGGTATCTCCTGCGACTCCAATTCTGTCATTTCTATTACCCTAGACCACCTTGGTCTCGCCGGTGACTTGAAGTTCTCCACCTTACTAAGCCTCAACTCCCTGCAGAATATTTCACTTTCGGGTAATCAGTTTACGGGTCGCCTTGTACCCGCATTGGGATCAATGAGCACGTTACAGTACTTGGATCTGTCTAATAACAACTTTTCAGGTCCGATCCCGGGTCGGATCGCGGAGTTATGGAATTTGAAGTATTTGAACTTGTCAACGAATGGTTTCGAAGGCGGGTTTCCCGTCGGTTTACCAGTTGGGTTTAGGAATTTGCAGCAATTGAGGGTTTTGGATTTGAGTTCTAATAGGTTTTGGGGTGATATTAGTGCGGTCTTAAGTGAATTGATTAATTTAGAAATAGTGGATTTGAGTGATAATGAGTTTTCTGGCGGGTTTAGTGACACAAGTGGAGAGAATGTGTCAGGTTTGGCTAATACATTGCATCTTTTGAATTTGAGAAAGAATAAATTGAATGGTGGGTTTTTGAAAGCAGACGTAATTGGGCTGTTTAGGAATTTGGAGGTTTTGGATTTGGGGAATAATGAGGTTAATGGAGAATTGCCTTCATTTGGGTCTTTGACGAATTTGAAGGTTTTGAGGTTGGGGAATAATCAGCTTTTTGGAGGTATACCCGAGGAATTGTTGAACGGGTCGATACCGATTGAAGAACTGGATCTTAGTGGCAATGGATTTACAG GTTATATTAATGGAATTCACTCCACAACTTTGAATGTTTTGAATGTTTCTTCAAATGGTTTAAAAGGTCACTTGCCCACTTATCTTCAAAGATGTTCAGTTCTGGATTTGAGTGGAAATATGATCACTGGTGACATGTCTGTCATGCAAAATTGGGGAGCCACTTTGGAGGTTCTTGATTTGAGTTCAAACCAGTTATCCAGAAGCTTGCCAAACTTGACTCCTCAGTTTGTGAGGTTAAGAAAACTTAATCTTAGGAATAATTCCCTAAAAGGCAATTTGCCTCAGTTGTGGGACATTTCCACATTGTCTTCAGTTGACCTCAGCTTAAATCAACTCAATGGGCCTATTCCGGGTAGTTTCTTTACTTCACTGACCTTGACGAACCTGAATCTTTCAGGAAATCAGTTTTCAGGGCCAATTCCAGTTCAAGGGTCAGGTGCAGGCGAATTATTAGTTCTACCTTCTTATCCATTGATGGAGTCTCTTGATGTCTCTCAAAATTCATTATCTGGTCCATTGCCTTCTGGCATAGGCAACTTTGCCAATCTCAAATCACTGAATCTTTCAGGTAATAACTTAACAGGACAGCTGCCAGTTGAACTGAGCAAGCTAACCTACTTGCAGTACCTTGATTTATCTGCCAACAATTTTCAGGGTAAAATCCCTGACAAGCTTCCATCCAGTCTGATTGGATTGAACATGTCCGATAATGATCTCTCTGGAAATATTCCACAaaatttgagaaataaatttgatattactTCATTCCTTCCTGGGAATCCCTCATTAATCATCCCAAAGGCCGGTGGACAATCACCAAATTCTGTTCAAAATCACATTGCTGGAGGAGGGAAACATGGGTCAAAGCGTAATATTACAATTGCAATAATTGTTGCTACAGTCGGGGCCGCTGCAATggttgcttttgttttattggCCTATCAGCGGGCACAGCGGAAAGAATTTCATGGGAGAAGTGATTTTAGTGGTCAAACAGCAATGGAGGATGCTAAGCTAGGAAAATCTTCCCGAACTTCCCTTTTCAAATTCCAATTGAATGCTCACCACCCTCCAACATCATTGAGTTTTTCGAACAATCACCTGCTTactgcaaattcaaggtcattaTCAGGGCAGACAGAATCTGCAACTGAAATTGTTGAGCATAGTTTGTATGAAGGAATGATGGCGAGTTCATCAATTCCTAATTTGCTAGATGACCATCCCACAACATCAGGAAGGAAGTCATCCCCAGGTTCCCCATTATCTTCCTCACCTCGTTTTGTTGAACCTGCAAAATTGGATGTCTATTCACCAGACAGGTTGGCTGGGGAACTGTCCTTCCTTGATAGTTCACTTGCATTTACAGCAGAAGAGTTATCTCGAGCTCCAGCTGAAGTTCTTGGCAGAAGCAGCCATGGAACTCTATATAAGGCTACTCTAGACAGTGGACATATGCTGACTGTGAAGTGGTTGCGGGTTGGACTAGTCAAACATAAGAAAGAATTTGCTAAGGAAGTTAAAAAAATTGGCTCTATACGACACCCAAATATTGTTCCACTGCGGGCATATTATTGGGGGCCTAGAGAGCAAGAAAGACTTCTTTTAGCTGACTATATCCAGGGTGATAGCTTGGCCCTACATCTATATG AAACAACACCTCGGAGGTACTCCTTGTTGTCATTCAGCCAAAGACTAAAAGTTGCTGTTGATGTTGCTCGGTGTCTATTGTATCTTCATGATAGAGGCATGCTCCATGGAAATCTAAAGCCAGCAAATATACTTCTGGAAGGTCCTGATTACAATACTCGCCTTACTGATTATGGACTTCACCGTTTGATGACACCTGCTGGCATTGCAGAGCAGATACTAAATCTGGGAGCACTAGGATATCGAGCTCACGAGCTTGATAATGCATCTAAACCTGCGCCTTCATTCAAGGCTGACGTGTATGCATTTGGAGTGATCCTGATGGAATTGTTAACCAGAAGAAGTGCTGGTGACATAATATCAGGTCAATCGGGAGCTGTTGACCTTACAGATTGGGTTCAGTTGTGCGATCAAGAAGGAAGACGAATGGACTGCATTGACAGAGATATTGCAGGTGGGGAAGAACCAACGAAGGCAATGGATGATTTGCTTGCCATATCGCTTAAGTGTATTCTTCCTGTAAATGAGAGGCCTAACATCAGACAAGTCTTTGATGAACTATGTTCTATATCTGTTTGA
- the LOC118039386 gene encoding 2-isopropylmalate synthase 1, chloroplastic → MASISTTPKFSVSQISLNRFLFSPNTTKLSFPPSIAFPSSSTSPSLLKTKTITSSLPPSSSPSPSPSLTRPVYVPNKIPDPNYVRIFDTTLRDGEQSPGATLTSKEKLDIARQLAKLGVDIIEAGFPAASKDDFEAVRMIANEVGNQVDSEGYVPVICGLSRCNEKDIRAAWEAVKNAKRPRIHTFIATSGIHMEYKLRKSKEEVVEIASSMVRFARSLGCDDVEFSPEDAGRSEREFLYHILGEVIKAGATTLNIPDTVGITTPSEFGQLIADIKANTPGIENVIISTHCQNDLGLSTANTLSGACAGARQVEVTINGIGERAGNASLEEVVMVIKCRGEHVLGGLYTGINTRHITMASKMVEEYTGLHVQPHKAIVGANAFAHESGIHQDGMLKHKGTYEIISPEDIGLERSNDAGIVLGKLSGRHALKDRLNELGYELDDAQLGNIFWRFKAVAETKKRVTDADLIALVSDEVFQPENVWKLHDLQVTCGTLGLSTATVKLLSADGEEHVACSLGTGPVDSAYKAVDLIVKEPVTLLEYSMNAVTEGIDAIATTRVVIRGENQHEPTHALTDEPFQRTFSGSGAGMDIVVSSVKAYVGALNKMLSFKQQPSTKRVSTERTPVSA, encoded by the exons ATGGCTTCCATTTCCACCACCCCGAAATTCTCCGTCTCTCAAATCTCCCTCAACAGATTTCTTTTCTCTCCGAACACAACAAAACTCTCGTTTCCTCCTTCCATTGCCTTCCCTTCCAGTTCCACTTCCCCTTCCCTCCTCAAAACCAAAACAATCACCTCCTCACTACCCCCCTCttcctccccctccccctccccctctctcACCCGCCCTGTCTACGTCCCCAACAAAATCCCAGACCCCAATTACGTCCGCATTTTCGATACCACTCTTCGTGATGGAGAACAATCCCCTGGCGCAACACTCACTTCCAAAGAAAAGCTTGACATTGCTCGCCAGCTGGCTAAACTCGGGGTTGATATAATCGAGGCTGGATTCCCTGCTGCTTCAAAAGATGATTTTGAAGCTGTTAGAATGATTGCTAATGAAGTTGGGAATCAAGTTGACAGTGAAGGCTATGTTCCTGTTATTTGTGGGTTGTCTAGGTGTAACGAGAAGGATATTAGGGCTGCCTGGGAGGCTGTTAAGAATGCAAAAAGACCGAGGATTCATACTTTTATTGCCACCAGTGGGATTCATATGGAGTATAAGTTGAGGAAGAGTAAAGAAGAGGTTGTGGAAATTGCATCAAGTATGGTTAGATTTGCTAGGAGTTTGGGTTGTGATGATGTTGAGTTTAGCCCTGAAGACGCTGGCAG ATCAGAGAGAGagtttttatatcatatattgGGTGAGGTTATCAAAGCTGGGGCAACAACTTTGAATATACCTGATACAGTCGGAATAACTACTCCTAGTGAGTTTGGACAATTGATTGCCGATATAAAAGCAAACACTCCTGGCATTGAAAATGTTATCATTTCAACGCATTGTCAAAATGATCTTGGGCTTTCTACTGCCAACACTTTATCG GGGGCATGCGCAGGCGCAAGACAAGTGGAAGTGACAATCAATGGCATTGGTGAAAGAGCTGGAAATGCTTCATTGGAGGAG GTTGTAATGGTAATTAAATGTCGTGGAGAGCATGTTTTAGGTGGTCTGTATACTGGGATCAATACTCGACACATCACTATGGCGAGCAAGATG GTAGAAGAGTACACAGGGTTGCATGTGCAGCCACACAAGGCTATTGTTGGAGCTAATGCTTTTGCTCATGAAAGTGGCATACATCAG GATGGGATGCTGAAACACAAAGGTACATATGAGATTATCTCACCTGAAGATATTGGGCTCGAACGTTCCAATGATGCTGGAATTGTCCTTGGAAAACTTAG TGGGCGACATGCTTTGAAAGATCGACTAAATGAG CTTGGTTATGAGCTGGATGATGCACAACTTGGCAATATATTTTGGCGTTTCAAGGCTGTAGCTGAAACGAAAAAG AGAGTTACGGATGCTGATCTGATAGCATTGGTGTCAGACGAAGTATTTCAACCAGAAAATGTTTGGAAGCTGCATGATTTGCAG GTTACTTGTGGAACCCTTGGTCTTTCAACTGCAACTGTTAAACTCTTAAGTGCTGATGGGGAAGAACATGTTGCATGTTCTCTTGGAACTGGGCCTGTAGATTCAGCTTACAAGGCTGTTGACCTCATTGTGAAG GAACCAGTAACACTTCTTGAGTACTCCATGAATGCTGTTACAGAAGGCATTGATGCGATAGCCACTACCCGTGTTGTAATTCGTGGGGAGAACCAACATGAACCAACCCATGCTTTAACAGATGAACCCTTTCAACGGACATTTAG TGGATCTGGGGCAGGAATGGATATTGTTGTTTCTAGTGTCAAGGCCTATGTTGGTGCATTAAATAAGATGTTATCTTTTAAACAGCAGCCATCCACGAAAAGGGTTTCTACAGAAAGAACTCCCGTGTCTGCTTGA
- the LOC118039345 gene encoding protein ACTIVITY OF BC1 COMPLEX KINASE 8, chloroplastic isoform X2 — protein MASSLPLPELTFISPQTRTRKHHHHLLPLSRNSLSKLNVSSKKLKFNIPLRTPVVRALSEDTAVIEEREREILKELNGNGNGRVNGSVERYVNGRVVSVEEGESSSNGSLMKYASGNGVAATATAKIVVEEEKEVLKEDGRKKRIEEIGKEEAWFKRAGQKVSVAPGGRWSKFKTYSTIQRTLEIWGSVLTFIFKAWLNNQKFSYRGGMTEEKKVARRKALAKWLKESILRLGPTFIKIGQQFSTRVDILAQEYVDQLSELQDQVPPFPSETAVSIVEEELGAPVDDIFDRFDYEPIAAASLGQVHRARLKGQEVVIKVQRPGLKDLFDIDLKNLRVIAEYLQKIDPKSDGAKRDWVAIYDECASVLYQEIDYTKEAANAELFASNFKKMEYVKVPTIYWEYTTPQVLTMEYVPGIKINKIQALDQLGVDRKRLGRYAVESYLEQILSHGFFHADPHPGNIAVDDVNGGRLIFYDFGMMGSISPNIREGLLETFYGVYEKDPDKVLEAMVQMGVLVPTGDMTAVRRTAQFFLNSFEERLAAQRREREMATTELGFKKQLTKEEKMEKRKQRLAAIGEDLLSIAADQPFRFPATFTFVVRAFSVLDGIGKGLDPRFDITEIAKPYALELLRFREAGVEVLLKDFRKRWDRQSRAFHNLFRQADRVQKLAETIQRLEQGDLKLRVRTLEAERAFQRVAAVQKTIGSAVAAGSLINLATILFLHSIRVPATAASILCAFFSFQVLFGIIKVKRLDQQERLITGTA, from the exons ATGGCTTCTTCTTTACCCCTACCAGAGCTCACTTTCATCTCTCCACAAACCAGAACTCGGAAACATCACCACCACCTACTTCCTCTCTCTAGAAACTCTCTTTCTAAACTAAATGTTTCtagtaaaaaacttaaattcaaTATTCCTCTTCGGACTCCAGTGGTTCGAGCCTTGAGTGAGGATACTGCAGTGATCGAGGAGAGAGAGCGAGAAATTTTGAAAGAACTGAATGGAAATGGGAACGGAAGAGTTAATGGATCAGTGGAGAGGTATGTAAATGGTAGAGTTGTGAGTGTGGAGGAGGGAGAGAGTAGTAGTAATGGGAGTTTGATGAAGTATGCGAGTGGAAATGGTGTGGCAGCCACAGCGACGGCGAAGATTGTGGTGGAGGAGGAAAAGGAAGTGTTGAAGGAGGATGGAAGGAAGAAGAGGATAGAGGAAATCGGGAAAGAAGAGGCTTGGTTTAAGCGTGCTGGTCAAAAA GTTTCTGTTGCACCTGGAGGGCGTTGGAGTAAATTCAAGACCTACTCAACAATACAAAGGACTTTGGAAATATGGGGATCTGTTTTAACATTTATCTTCAAGGCTTGGCTGAACAACCAAAAATTCTCTTATCGAG GAGGAATGACAGAGGAGAAAAAAGTTGCAAGGAGGAAGGCCCTTGCTAAGTGGTTAAAGGAAAGCATATTAAGATTAGGTCCAACATTCATAAAAATTGGTCAGCAGTTCTCTACAAGAGTGGATATTCTTGCTCAAGAATATGTTGATCAGTTGTCTGAGCTTCAG GATCAAGTTCCTCCATTTCCATCAGAGACTGCTGTTTCTATTGTTGAGGAAGAGCTTGGAGCTCCAGTGGATGATATCTTTGATCGGTTTGACTACGAACCCATAGCTGCCGCAAGTCttg GTCAAGTTCACCGTGCAAGATTGAAAGGACAGGAAGTCGTGATTAAAGTCCAAAGACCTGGTCTCAAGGATCTTTTCGATATTGACCTAAAAAACCTGAGG GTAATAGCTGAATATCTTCAAAAGATTGACCCAAAGTCAGATGGTGCAAAGAGGGACTGGGTTGCAATATATGATGAATGTGCAAGTGTCTTGTATCAG GAGATTGACTATACTAAGGAAGCTGCTAATGCAGAACTGTTTGCAAGTAATTTCAAAAAGATGGAATATGTAAAAGTCCCGACAATATATTGGGAATACACCACTCCACAG GTTCTGACAATGGAGTATGTCCCAGggatcaaaataaacaaaattcaagCTTTAGATCAATTGGGTGTTGATCGCAAAAG ATTGGGACGATATGCAGTTGAATCTTATTTGGAACAAATTCTATCTCATGGATTCTTCCATGCTGACCCT CATCCAGGAAATATAGCTGTTGATGATGTCAATGGGGGAAGGTTGATCTTTTATGATTTTGGAATGATGGGAAG TATCAGTCCAAACATTCGAGAAGGGTTGCTGGAAACATTCTACGGAGTTTATGAAAAGGATCCAGATAAG GTCCTTGAGGCAATGGTACAAATGGGTGTCCTTGTGCCTACTGGAGACATGACAGCTGTCAGAAGAACTGCACAATTCTTCCTCAACAG TTTTGAAGAGCGTCTTGCTGctcaaagaagagagagagaaatggcAACAACAGAACttggatttaaaaaacaattgaccaAGGAGGAAAAGATGGAGAAAAGGAAGCAACGTCTGGCTGCAATAG GGGAAGATTTATTATCCATTGCAGCAGATCAACCTTTCCGTTTTCCTGCCACTTTCACATTTGTTGTGAGAGCATTTTCAG TATTGGATGGCATTGGGAAAGGCCTCGACCCTCGGTTTGATATTACAGAGATTGCCAAACC CTATGCACTTGAGCTGCTAAGATTTCGTGAAGCTGGAGTTGAAGTTCTCTTGAAG GACTTCAGAAAGAGGTGGGACAGGCAGTCTCGTGCATTCCACAACTTATTTAGACAGGCTGATAGAGTTCAAAAACTTGCTGAAACTATCCAACGATTG GAGCAAGGTGATTTGAAGCTTCGAGTTCGAACTCTGGAGGCTGAGAGGGCATTCCAGCGTGTTGCAGCTGTTCAGAAGACAATAGGGAGT GCTGTAGCTGCTGGAAGTCTAATTAACCTCGCAACGATTTTATTTCTCCACTCCATTCGA GTACCAGCCACTGCAGCATCCATCCTTTGTGCATTTTTCAGTTTCCAAGTTCTCTTTGGCATTATAAAGGTGAAAAGGTTAGATCAACAGGAAAGGTTGATAACAGGAACTGCTTAG
- the LOC118039345 gene encoding protein ACTIVITY OF BC1 COMPLEX KINASE 8, chloroplastic isoform X1, giving the protein MASSLPLPELTFISPQTRTRKHHHHLLPLSRNSLSKLNVSSKKLKFNIPLRTPVVRALSEDTAVIEEREREILKELNGNGNGRVNGSVERYVNGRVVSVEEGESSSNGSLMKYASGNGVAATATAKIVVEEEKEVLKEDGRKKRIEEIGKEEAWFKRAGQKVEVSVAPGGRWSKFKTYSTIQRTLEIWGSVLTFIFKAWLNNQKFSYRGGMTEEKKVARRKALAKWLKESILRLGPTFIKIGQQFSTRVDILAQEYVDQLSELQDQVPPFPSETAVSIVEEELGAPVDDIFDRFDYEPIAAASLGQVHRARLKGQEVVIKVQRPGLKDLFDIDLKNLRVIAEYLQKIDPKSDGAKRDWVAIYDECASVLYQEIDYTKEAANAELFASNFKKMEYVKVPTIYWEYTTPQVLTMEYVPGIKINKIQALDQLGVDRKRLGRYAVESYLEQILSHGFFHADPHPGNIAVDDVNGGRLIFYDFGMMGSISPNIREGLLETFYGVYEKDPDKVLEAMVQMGVLVPTGDMTAVRRTAQFFLNSFEERLAAQRREREMATTELGFKKQLTKEEKMEKRKQRLAAIGEDLLSIAADQPFRFPATFTFVVRAFSVLDGIGKGLDPRFDITEIAKPYALELLRFREAGVEVLLKDFRKRWDRQSRAFHNLFRQADRVQKLAETIQRLEQGDLKLRVRTLEAERAFQRVAAVQKTIGSAVAAGSLINLATILFLHSIRVPATAASILCAFFSFQVLFGIIKVKRLDQQERLITGTA; this is encoded by the exons ATGGCTTCTTCTTTACCCCTACCAGAGCTCACTTTCATCTCTCCACAAACCAGAACTCGGAAACATCACCACCACCTACTTCCTCTCTCTAGAAACTCTCTTTCTAAACTAAATGTTTCtagtaaaaaacttaaattcaaTATTCCTCTTCGGACTCCAGTGGTTCGAGCCTTGAGTGAGGATACTGCAGTGATCGAGGAGAGAGAGCGAGAAATTTTGAAAGAACTGAATGGAAATGGGAACGGAAGAGTTAATGGATCAGTGGAGAGGTATGTAAATGGTAGAGTTGTGAGTGTGGAGGAGGGAGAGAGTAGTAGTAATGGGAGTTTGATGAAGTATGCGAGTGGAAATGGTGTGGCAGCCACAGCGACGGCGAAGATTGTGGTGGAGGAGGAAAAGGAAGTGTTGAAGGAGGATGGAAGGAAGAAGAGGATAGAGGAAATCGGGAAAGAAGAGGCTTGGTTTAAGCGTGCTGGTCAAAAAGTTgag GTTTCTGTTGCACCTGGAGGGCGTTGGAGTAAATTCAAGACCTACTCAACAATACAAAGGACTTTGGAAATATGGGGATCTGTTTTAACATTTATCTTCAAGGCTTGGCTGAACAACCAAAAATTCTCTTATCGAG GAGGAATGACAGAGGAGAAAAAAGTTGCAAGGAGGAAGGCCCTTGCTAAGTGGTTAAAGGAAAGCATATTAAGATTAGGTCCAACATTCATAAAAATTGGTCAGCAGTTCTCTACAAGAGTGGATATTCTTGCTCAAGAATATGTTGATCAGTTGTCTGAGCTTCAG GATCAAGTTCCTCCATTTCCATCAGAGACTGCTGTTTCTATTGTTGAGGAAGAGCTTGGAGCTCCAGTGGATGATATCTTTGATCGGTTTGACTACGAACCCATAGCTGCCGCAAGTCttg GTCAAGTTCACCGTGCAAGATTGAAAGGACAGGAAGTCGTGATTAAAGTCCAAAGACCTGGTCTCAAGGATCTTTTCGATATTGACCTAAAAAACCTGAGG GTAATAGCTGAATATCTTCAAAAGATTGACCCAAAGTCAGATGGTGCAAAGAGGGACTGGGTTGCAATATATGATGAATGTGCAAGTGTCTTGTATCAG GAGATTGACTATACTAAGGAAGCTGCTAATGCAGAACTGTTTGCAAGTAATTTCAAAAAGATGGAATATGTAAAAGTCCCGACAATATATTGGGAATACACCACTCCACAG GTTCTGACAATGGAGTATGTCCCAGggatcaaaataaacaaaattcaagCTTTAGATCAATTGGGTGTTGATCGCAAAAG ATTGGGACGATATGCAGTTGAATCTTATTTGGAACAAATTCTATCTCATGGATTCTTCCATGCTGACCCT CATCCAGGAAATATAGCTGTTGATGATGTCAATGGGGGAAGGTTGATCTTTTATGATTTTGGAATGATGGGAAG TATCAGTCCAAACATTCGAGAAGGGTTGCTGGAAACATTCTACGGAGTTTATGAAAAGGATCCAGATAAG GTCCTTGAGGCAATGGTACAAATGGGTGTCCTTGTGCCTACTGGAGACATGACAGCTGTCAGAAGAACTGCACAATTCTTCCTCAACAG TTTTGAAGAGCGTCTTGCTGctcaaagaagagagagagaaatggcAACAACAGAACttggatttaaaaaacaattgaccaAGGAGGAAAAGATGGAGAAAAGGAAGCAACGTCTGGCTGCAATAG GGGAAGATTTATTATCCATTGCAGCAGATCAACCTTTCCGTTTTCCTGCCACTTTCACATTTGTTGTGAGAGCATTTTCAG TATTGGATGGCATTGGGAAAGGCCTCGACCCTCGGTTTGATATTACAGAGATTGCCAAACC CTATGCACTTGAGCTGCTAAGATTTCGTGAAGCTGGAGTTGAAGTTCTCTTGAAG GACTTCAGAAAGAGGTGGGACAGGCAGTCTCGTGCATTCCACAACTTATTTAGACAGGCTGATAGAGTTCAAAAACTTGCTGAAACTATCCAACGATTG GAGCAAGGTGATTTGAAGCTTCGAGTTCGAACTCTGGAGGCTGAGAGGGCATTCCAGCGTGTTGCAGCTGTTCAGAAGACAATAGGGAGT GCTGTAGCTGCTGGAAGTCTAATTAACCTCGCAACGATTTTATTTCTCCACTCCATTCGA GTACCAGCCACTGCAGCATCCATCCTTTGTGCATTTTTCAGTTTCCAAGTTCTCTTTGGCATTATAAAGGTGAAAAGGTTAGATCAACAGGAAAGGTTGATAACAGGAACTGCTTAG